In one Leishmania panamensis strain MHOM/PA/94/PSC-1 chromosome 14 sequence genomic region, the following are encoded:
- a CDS encoding hypothetical protein (TriTrypDB/GeneDB-style sysID: LpmP.14.0390~partially sequenced multicopy gene) — protein DATLLAALEQLEEVRERLHDTLREAAFGFTSAQREEESTRGCFVSFDAVPTAQGTLEALVSLTRKPVTTSPSGSEETRRGENNEAARVDSCSYAWEMVLINGKRRRRQQVRAAEPQQGSPTSNSAEEEADISPPDPIYYFSECPSSALRECQEAYRRVLRCAVETVNAQQRALAAAVAMTAASVQES, from the coding sequence GATGCCACCCTTCTCGccgcgctggagcagctggaggaagTGCGCGAGCGCCTTCACGACACGCTTCGCGAGGCCGCCTTCGGCTTCACGAGTGCgcagcgggaggaggagtcaACGCGGGGCTGCTTCGTATCCTTTGATGCGGTGCCCACAGCGCAAGGCACTCTCGAGGCCCTTGTGTCTCTCACACGGAAGCCTGTCACTACCTCGCCAAGTGGCTCTGAGGAGACTCGCCGTGGTGAAAACAATGAGGCCGCCCGAGTGGACAGCTGCAGTTATGCGTGGGAGATGGTGCTGATAAACGGTAAACGAAGAAGGAGGCAACAAGTGCGAGCAGCTGAGCCACAGCAAGGATCTCCGACATCCAACtctgcagaagaagaggccgATATTTCTCCTCCAGACCCGATCTACTACTTCAGTGAGTGCCCCTCTAGTGCCCTGCGAGAGTGCCAGGAGGCATACAGACGCGTgttgcgctgcgccgtcgagACTGTGAATGCACAGCAACGTGccctggcggcagcggtggcaatGACGGCAGCAAGTGTGCAAGAATCATAG
- a CDS encoding hypothetical protein (TriTrypDB/GeneDB-style sysID: LpmP.14.0400), giving the protein MGRPSGFFRRLKAKEKRASSRKQRGTKGASKEERRRKHNERVELYAAKREAEQLAEVSSSSDDEPSTDSDAEEYRQTKSLRRLQKMLGVTSPSDPQAASYKRSRRQPTSASRRDDTHADEDEKVADGWNSCADDDSDNANARESLSTEGKQNRRPPPQRRRARHECAQAKASAACGDDDDADVDGEDWRLYLGAVSGSGDDDDDEGADGEEVTELGEETDDADNVVDTDLLMDMGDSDDDDDSVGKDEENENDDNPLFDLERSDGDAQEVDDDDDDGADLFDDAMMYDGEEEDEEEGEEREDIYVDDEDDDAAAGKERETDSQERLLLQSFQFNPSTVSILRQCGAVGEANGAKDNSSSSVLTERDEWVRKYHLNLHGALDETPLKPLPVPHAALELLAESNKRLQARAAERLKTTKDKKDLGIFFASPEEFAAVHPENVAVLATAHAQQHLLHAPFDVQRCAASLPPLSAPQAAEPWTACPPYLHPLLWEKWAAFRAGRNVPTFTAEERGLLDLLQGYADLLDTLHCWQNSESRREIFALHLLNHWFKARSVVLAHDTLLAKRQEAQRRRRCRDQQKRQRRHNGGTLDSDAFSADAKWLTQQSSTRNRGRQAKGKAPVSQQNKPEKEVTKSDEICCEADSEQQEHNLDTDDQELELRDRGFSKTRLCVLCPLRNHAYKFVYSLVSILQADPSRCPKLAMFEQDFTEIEEAVDPTFKRRPRDYQRAFEGNIDDSFCVGLRLEPDRVHVYSHPLNSDLLLCSPLGLRRRIEKNGDVLVSLSSIEVCLLEDAQMLFQQNWMHVTAVLELLNKRPTDTTHGLSDLRRVYAWVLEGKSGRHRQTIMSTNVCNATMLATFRTASVNNSGKLLLQRRADPGVLSRVLVPVRQHFIRFDPGSLATVDEDRFEFFTKQVYETKINAMAERDVRVIIFVPSYFDFVRVRNYLHREYRESYVALCEYTSLKQQRKALGQFSDLERPVLLVTERFYYFKRYFVKLAEALLFYSPPMFPEYYASLANRLVSTSPNAFTMTLYCRYDTHELNRLVGTSRMVQLLERDSGVFSFVTS; this is encoded by the coding sequence ATGGGGCGGCCCAGCGGTTTCTTCCGGAGGCtaaaggcgaaggagaagcgcgCCTCCTCACGCAAGCAGCGTGGCACCAAGGGTGCAtccaaggaggagaggcggcgcaAGCACAATGAGCGGGTGGAGCTGTACGCGGCGAAgcgcgaggcggagcagctcgcGGAGGTAAGCAGCTCCAGCGACGACGAACCATCGACAGACTCGGACGCGGAGGAGTACCGCCAGACGAAGTCgttgcggcggctgcagaaGATGCTGGGGGTAACTTCGCCCTCCGACCCCCAAGCCGCATCGTATAAGCGTTCCCGCCGGCAACCGACATCCGCGTCACGCCGCGATGACACTCACGCCGACGAGGATGAGAAAGTGGCAGATGGATGGAACAGCTGCGCAGATGACGACAGTGACAATGCAAACGCGAGGGAATCGCTCTCGACGGAAGGAAAGCAAAACCGTCGCccacctccgcagcggcgtcgcgctCGTCATGAGTGTGCCCAAGCGAAAGCGAGCGCCgcgtgcggcgacgacgacgacgcggatGTGGACGGCGAAGACTGGCGACTCTATTTGGGTGctgtcagcggcagcggtgacgacgacgacgacgaaggTGCGGATGGTGAGGAAGTGACGGAGCTTGGGGAGGAGACGGATGACGCCGACAACGTCGTTGACACAGACCTTCTCATGGACATGGGCGACagtgacgatgacgacgacagtGTCGGCAAGGATGAGGAAAATGAAAACGACGACAATCCGCTCTTCGACCTCGAGAGGAGCGATGGAGACGCTCAAGAAGtagacgacgatgacgatgacggaGCGGATCTCTTCGATGATGCGATGATGtacgacggcgaggaggaggacgaggaggagggtgaagAGCGGGAGGATATCTATGTCGATGACGAAGACGATGACGCGGCGGCAGGGAAGGAACGGGAAACGGATTCACAAgagcgccttcttctgcaAAGTTTTCAGTTCAACCCAAGCACCGTCTCTATcctgcggcagtgcggcGCTGTTGGTGAGGCTAACGGCGCGAAGGACAACAGTAGCAGTTCTGTGTTGACAGAGAGGGATGAGTGGGTGCGCAAGTATCATCTCAATTTGCACGGCGCGCTTGACGAGACACCGCTGAAGCCACTGCCAGTACCGCATGCCGCGTTGGAGCTGCTGGCCGAGTCGAACAAGCGTCTTCAGGCGCGCGCCGCTGAACGCCTGAAGACGACTAAAGATAAGAAGGATTTGGGcatcttctttgcctctccgGAGGAGTTCGCCGCAGTGCACCCGGAGAACGTTGCAGTACTCGCcacggcgcacgcacagcagcacctgctaCACGCGCCGTTTGATGTGCAGCGGTGTGCTgcgtcactgccaccgctgtcagCACCTCAGGCAGCAGAGCCATGGACGGCGTGCCCACCGTACCTCCATCCTCTGTTGTGGGAGAAGTGGGCGGCATTCCGTGCAGGCCGAAACGTACCCACATTTACCGCGGAGGAGCGTGGCTTGCTAGATTTGCTGCAAGGCTACGCGGACCTGCTTGACACACTCCACTGCTGGCAGAACAGCGAGTCGCGGCGCGAAATCTTCGCGTTGCACCTACTCAATCACTGGTTCAAGGCCCGGTCTGTCGTGCTAGCGCATGACACCCTCCTGGCAAAGCGCCAGGAGGCGCAGAGaaggcgtcgctgtcgtGACCAGCAGAAGAGGCAACGCAGACACAACGGAGGCACTCTGGACAGCGACGCCTTCTCTGCTGATGCGAAGTGGCTCACACAGCAGAGCTCTACGAGAAACCGGGGTCGGCAGGCAAAAGGCAAGGCCCCCGTCAGTCAGCAAAACAAACCAGAGAAGGAAGTGACGAAGTCTGATGAAATTTGCTGTGAGGCCGACAGCGAGCAGCAAGAGCACAATCTGGACACCGATGACCAGGAGCTCGAGCTTCGCGACCGTGGCTTCAGCAAGAcacgtttgtgtgtgttgtgccCACTGCGCAACCACGCCTACAAGTTTGTCTACTCACTAGTGTCCATACTGCAAGCCGACCCGTCCAGGTGCCCTAAGCTGGCCATGTTCGAGCAGGACTTTACGGAGATTGAGGAGGCCGTCGATCCAACCTTCAAGCGGCGGCCGCGCGACTACCAGCGCGCCTTCGAGGGCAACATCGACGACTCCTTCTGTGTAGGGTTGCGGCTGGAGCCGGATCGGGTGCACGTCTACTCGCACCCCCTCAACAGCGACTTGCTCCTGTGCTCTCCGCTcggcctgcgccgccgtatCGAGAAGAACGGTGACGttctcgtctccctctcctccatcgAAGTGTGCCTCCTCGAGGACGCGCAGATGCTCTTTCAACAAAACTGGATGCACGTCACGGCTGTGCTGGAGTTGCTGAACAAACGCCCGACCGACACTACGCACGGCCTCTCTGATCTGCGCCGCGTCTACGCGTGGGTGCTGGAAGGCAAGagcggccgccaccgccagacAATCATGTCGACAAATGTATGTAACGCGACAATGCTGGCCACCttccgcaccgcctctgtgAACAACTCAGGGAAActtcttctgcagcgccgcgccgacCCCGGGGTGCTGTCACGGGTGCTAGTTCCGGTGCGGCAACACTTCATCCGCTTCGACCCAGGCTCGCTGGCCACCGTCGACGAGGACCGCTTTGAGTTCTTCACGAAGCAGGTGTACGAGACCAAGATCAACGCCATGGCCGAGCGCGACGTCCGCGTCATCATTTTTGTTCCCTCGTACTTCGActttgtgcgcgtgcgcaacTACCTCCACCGTGAGTACCGTGAGAGCTATGTGGCACTGTGCGAGTACACCTCGCtaaagcagcagcgcaaggcTCTTGGGCAGTTCTCTGACCTCGAGCGCCCGGTCCTGCTCGTGACGGAGCGCTTCTACTACTTCAAGCGCTACTTTGTGAAGCTGGCAGAGGCGCTCCTCTTCTACAGTCCGCCAATGTTCCCCGAGTACTACGCGTCCCTCGCAAACAGGCTCGTGTCGACGTCGCCGAACGCCTTCACAATGACACTCTACTGCCGCTATGACACGCACGAGCTGAACCGCTTGGTGGGCACGTCGCGCATGGTCCAGTTGCTTGAGCGCGACTCCGgcgtcttttcctttgttaCCTCGTAG